The genomic stretch CGTGGAAGAGCACGGAAAGGTGTGGGAAGACGCGCATGGCGAACTGCAGCGTGGCATTGAGGTGGTGGAATACGCCTGCGGTGCGCCGGAGTTCCTCAAGGGCGAGCACAGCCGCGACGTCGGCCCCGAGATCGATTCGTGGTCGGAGTTTCCGCCGCTGGGCGTGGTGGCCGGCATCACGCCGTTCAACTTCCCGTCCATGGTGCCGATGTGGATGTTCCCGATGGCGATTGCCTGCGGCAACTGCTTCATCCTCAAGCCCTCGGAGAAAGACCCGTCGGCTGCGATGATCCTGGCCGAACTGCTGACCGAAGCCGGTCTGCCGCCGGGCGTGTTCAACGTCGTCAATGGTGACAAGGAAGCGGTCGATACCCTGCTGACTGATGCGCGGGTGAAGGCGGTGAGCTTTGTCGGTTCGACCCCGATCGCCGAATACATCTACGCCACCGGCACCGCACACGGCAAGCGTGTGCAGGCGCTGGGCGGCGCCAAGAACCATGCGGTGCTGATGCCCGACGCCGACCTCGACAACGCGGTCAACGCCATCATGGGGGCGGCCTACGGCTCCTGCGGCGAACGCTGCATGGCGATCTCGGTGGTGGTTGCGGTGGGCGATCAGGTCGCCGACGAGCTGGTGAAGCGGCTCAAGCCCAAGGTCGAGGCACTGGCGATCGGCAACGGCCAGACACGCGGGCTGGATATGGGCCCGCTGATCACCGGTGTGCATCGCGACAAGGTGAAGAGCTACATCGACCTCGGCGCGGAAGAAGGCGCCGAACTGGTGGTCGACGGCCGCACGCTCAAGGTGGCTGGCTGCGAGAACGGCTTCTTCCTCGGCGGCACGCTGTTCGACCACGTCAAGCCTGAGATGCGCGTGTACAAGGAAGAGATCTTCGGCCCGGTGCTGGCCATCGTGCGTGTCGCGAGCCTGGACGAGGCGATCGCGCTGATCGACGCACACGAATTCGGCAACGGCACCTGCGTGTTCACCCGCGATGGCGCGGTTGCGCGTCACTTCACCGACAGCGTTCAGGTCGGCATGGTCGGGGTGAACGTGCCGCTGCCGGTGCCGGTTGCGTGCCAGAGCTTTGGCGGCTGGAAGCGTTCGTTGTTCGGTGATCTGTATGCCTACGGGCCGGATGCCGTGCGTTTCTACACGCGGCGCAAGACCCTCACCCAGCGCTGGCCCAGCGCCAGTATCGAGAAGGCGCAGTTCGCCTTTCCCAGCAACGGCTGATCGGAGCTTATTGAATGAATGATCGTCTTCCCACTGCCGGCGCTTCGGCGTCCGGCCTCGCCATCGATGGCTCGCGCCTGTGGCAGTCACTGATGGATCTGGCGCAGCTTGGCGCCACTGCAAAGGGCGGCGTATGCCGTCTGGCGCTTACCGAGCTTGACGGCAAGGCGCGCGACCTCTTCGCTGCCTGGTGTCGTGCCGAAGGCTGCAGCATCCGCATCGACCAGATCGGCAACATCTTTGCCCGTCGTGCAGGCACGCGCGACGACCTGCCGGCGATTGCAACCGGCAGCCATATCGACACCCAGCCCACCGGCGGCAAGTTCGACGGCAATTACGGGGTGATGGCCGGGCTGGAGGTGATTCGCACGCTCAATCAGCACAACATCCGCACCGAGGCCCCGGTCGAGGTCTGCGTATGGACCAATGAGGAAGGCTCGCGCTTCGTGCCGGTGATGATGGGCTCGGGCGTGTATGTCGATGCCTTCACGCTCGACCATGCGCTGACGCGCGCCGATCACGACGGCATCACCGTGGCGAAGGCGCTGGCTGACATTGGTTATGCCGGTGATGCGCCGGCGTCGGTCAGTGCCGGCGCACCGCGCTTCGGCGCCTACTTCGAGGCGCATATCGAACAGGGCCCGGTGCTTGAGGATGCCGACACCACGATCGGCGTGGTGACTGGCGCACTCGGCCAGCGCTGGTACGACGTCACCGTCACCGGCATGGAGTCGCACGCCGGCCCCACCCCGATGCGCTTGCGCAAGGATGCGCTGTTTGCGGCGACCCACCTCATGCAGAAGGTGGTGGAGATCGCCCTGGCGCATCAGCCCGACGGGCGCGGCACGGTCGGCTGCGTGCATGTGTACCCGAACTCGCGCAACGTGATTCCGGGCAAGGTCAGCTTCACCGTGGATTTCCGTCACGGCAACGACGATGGCCTGCTGGCGATGGATGCGGCATTGCGCGCAGCCGCCGAACTGCTGCAGAAGGACTTCCCGGTCGCCGTTGCAGTGGAGCAGGTGGTGTACTTCGAGCCGGTGGCCTTCGCCCCCGAGCTGGTCGATGCCATCCGCGACGGCGCCGAGCGGGCGGGCTGCAGCCATCTCGACATCGTCAGCGGTGCGGGCCACGACGCGGTCTATGTGGCCGGTACCGCGCCCACGGCGATGATCTTCGTGCCGTGCAAGGACGGCATCTCGCACAACGAAATCGAGGACGCGGACCCCGAGCACCTGGCTGCAGGTGCCAATGTGTTGCTGCATGCGATGCTGGCGCGGGCGGGCACGGTGAGCTGAGTTCCGTCTCCAGTAGCGCGGTGTAAAACAGAACGGGGCGCCCGGCGAATCACTCGCCGGGCGCCCCGTTCAGCGTTTGCAGCAGTCTGAGTATCAGTCTTCAGCAGCGATCCGCTGAGCCATCGCGATAAGGCTGCGGTCGCTGCCGGCGGGGCCTAGCAGCGACAGGCCGAGCGGGGCACCGTTGCGCTTGACCAGCGGCATCGACAGTTGCGGGAAACCGCTCAGACCGGCCAGGCACAGGAGCTTGATCGCATTGTTGCGGTAGTCCTCGAGCCCGGCCTCGTCGGTGGTGAGCAAGGGGGCGATGTCGGGCATGGTCGGCAGCACCATGACGCCGTCGCTGCCAAGGATTTCTGCAAGTGCGGCACGGACCTCGTCGCGGATCGCCACGCTTTCTTCCACCTGGGCATCGGTCACCAGCTTCGACCACGCAAAGCGGTCGCGCACACCGGGTCCGAGGGCGAGGCCGTGACGCTCGATCATGTCGCCGTCGGTCTGCCACGCCTCACGTCCCTGGATGTAGCGGAAAGCCCAGTAGTTGCGATCGAAACCCTTGGGCGCCATGCGCATGAAGGCCGCTTTGCCGAACAGCGCCTCGACGCGGTCGAGGGCCGGCTGCAGTGCGTCGGACACGGCGCCATCGAGCAGGCTCCAGCCGTCTTCCGGATAGAGCAGGCGGGGCTGTGCGGGCAGCGGCGAAGGGTCGGTGCCGAGCAGCACATCGGCCACCCGGCCAAAGGTCTCCGCATCGCGGGTAAAGAAGCCGCAGCTGTCGAAGCCCGGTGCGAGATCCAGGCAGTTCTCCAGGCTGATGCGGCCATGGGTCGGGCGCAGGCCGAAGAGGCCGCAGTGGCTTGCCGGGCAGCGTACCGAGCCGCCGGTGTCGGTGCCGAGGGCGAAATCCACCAGTCCGTTGGAGACCGCCGCGGCCGAACCCGAGGACGAGCCGCCGGGGATGCGGTCCGGTGCGCCGCCATTGACCGGCGCGCCGAAGTGGGCGTTGATGCCGTTCATCGAGAAGGCGAGTTCGTCGGTATAGGTCTTGCCAACGAAGCGGGCGCCGCTGTCGAGCAGGCGCTGCACGGTGGGCGCGGTGCGGGTCTTGATGCCCGACAGCGCCAGCACGTGCGGGTTGCCGCCACCGGTCGGATAACCGGCAACGTCGAAGAGATCCTTTACCGCAAAGCTGAGCCCCTCGAGCGGGCCGCCTGGGGTGTGGGGCAGTTGGACTGCGGGGTAGGGAACAAAGGCGTGGGCGGGGTCGTGATCGATCAGCATTGAGGGTCCATTGGGGCTGTGGTGTGAGGGCAGTGAGGGCTCGACCGCTCAGGCGGTTTCGGCGAGGGGCGCAGTTGTCTCCGTCATCGCTGCGTCGGTCCCGGCCGAGGTCTGCTTTACGGCCTGGGCGGTGGCGTCGGTGCGAAGGCAGCGCGCACGGTGGCTGCCGCCCAGCTCGACGGCGTCCGGCTGGGTCTGCAGGCAGGCGGGCTGGACGAAGGTGCAGCGTTCGGCAAAGGCGCAGCCGGCCGGCAGGTTGGCGAGGTCGGGGGGCGCGCCGGGAATGCTCGCCAGGCGAGCGCCCTTTTCCATCGCGCCGTCGGCACGGGCCTGCATCAGGGCCAGGGTATAGGGGTGGCGGGGGTTGCGGATCACTTCGCGGGTGGGGCCTTCCTCGACGATGCGGCCGGCGTACATGACCGCGAATCGGTCGGCAACTTCCACCGCGGCACCCATGTCATGGGTGACGAAGATGATCCCAAGACCCAGCTCGCGCTGCAGTTCGCGTAACAGCAGCAGGATCTGGATCTGCACCGTGGCGTCGAGCGCGGTGGTGGGCTCGTCGGCGAGCAGCACCTGTGGCCGGCAGGCCAGCGCGAGCGCAATCATCGCACGCTGGCGCATGCCGCCGGACATCTCGTGCGGATAGGCATCGAGGCGGCGCTCGGGGCTGGGAATGCGCACACGCTCGAACAGCTCCAGCGCACGCTTGCGCGCGTCGGCGGGGCTGATACGTTCATGGCGACGGATGGATTCCACGATCTGCGCGCCGACGGTATATACCGGGTCGAGGGCGAGCAGAGGCTCCTGGAAAATCATCGACGCGACGCGACCACGATAGTCGGCGAGGGCGCGGCTGCCCATGGCGAGCACGTCCTGGCCAGCGACTTCGATCCTGCCTTCGATGCGGGTGCGGCGCTCGGGGTGCAGGCGCAGCAGCGAGCGCAGGGTGACGCTCTTGCCCGAGCCGGATTCGCCGATCAGGGCCACGGTTTCACCGCGGGCAACGCTGAGATCGACGCCATTGACGGCTTTGACCGGCTTCTTGCCGCCGGTGAAGGTGACGCGCAGGTCACGTACCGACACGATCGGTGTGCGATCGGTTTGAGTGTCTGTATTCATCTCGGCTCCGCTCATGATGCGTGGATGACTGCGCCGGCGTGGGAGTGGCCGCTGCCGGGCTCATGGATGAGGCAGGCGGTTTCGCGCTGATTGCGGTTTTCGAGGGTGGGAACATGCTGCGAGCACACGGCCTCGGCGAGCGGGCAGCGGGTGTGAAAGCGGCAGCCCGGCGGCGGGTCGATGGGGTTGGGCGGATCGCCCGCAAGCGCAGCCTCTTCGGTGCGACGGTCGGGGTCCATCGACGGCATCGACGACAGCAGCGCCCGGGTGTAAGGATGATGCGGTTGCTGGAACAAGGCTTCGGCGGGGCCGGTTTCTGCCACCTTGCCCAGGTACATCACCATGACGCGGTCGGAGATGTAGCGCACCACGTGAAGATCGTGGCTGATGAAGAGATAGGTCAGGCCGAACTCTTCCTTCAGGTCCATCAGCAGGTTCAGCACCTGTGCTTCGACCGATTTGTCGAGCGCCGACACCGCTTCGTCGAGGATCACAAGGCGCGGTTCGCAGGCCAGCGCACGGGCGATATTGACGCGCTGGCGCTGGCCGCCGGACAGTTCGTGCGGATAGCGCCCGGCAAAGCGCCGCGGCTCGAGACCGACGCGTGCGAGGAGGTCGCGGGCGCGGGTGATGGCGACCTGTTTCGGTACGCCATGCACCTGGGGGCCAAAGGCGATCGAGTCCTGAATGGTGAGACGGGGGTTCAGGGACGAGTAGCTGTCCTGGAACACCATCTGCACCTGACGGCGGTATTCTCGCAGGGGCAGGGCGGCGGAGCCGACGGTTTCGCCGTTGAAGACGATCTCGCCCGCAGAGGGTTCGATCAGGTGCATCAGCAGGCGTGCGGTGGTCGACTTGCCGCAGCCGGACTCGCCCACCACGCCAAGCGTCTCACCCTTCATGATCTTGAAGTCGACACCATCGACCGCGCGCACGACCTTGCCGCCGCCGATCAGGGTTTCCACAAAACTCTTCTTGAGGTCGAAGTGCTTGACCAGTTTGCTGACGGTCAGCAGGGGCTGCGCGGGGCCGCCGCGGTCGCTTCCCGCTGGTGCGCCGATATGTTCGATGCTGATTCCGGTACTCATGACGGACTCCCTGGATTAGCTCTTGACGTCCATCGCCGAGCGCAGGCTGTCGGACAGCAGGTTGAAGGAGATCGAGGTGATGAAGATCATCACGCCGGGCAGGGCCGCGACCCAGGGCTGGGTGTAGATTGCGGTGCGCAGGGTGTTGAGCATCAGGCCCCATTCGGGTTCGGGCGGGCGTACGCCAAGGCCGAGGAAGGACAGGCCGGAGGCGAGAATCATCGACACCGCAATCAGGCTGGTTGCAAAGACGAAGATCGGCCCCAGCACGTTGCCC from Parazoarcus communis encodes the following:
- a CDS encoding Zn-dependent hydrolase, whose product is MNDRLPTAGASASGLAIDGSRLWQSLMDLAQLGATAKGGVCRLALTELDGKARDLFAAWCRAEGCSIRIDQIGNIFARRAGTRDDLPAIATGSHIDTQPTGGKFDGNYGVMAGLEVIRTLNQHNIRTEAPVEVCVWTNEEGSRFVPVMMGSGVYVDAFTLDHALTRADHDGITVAKALADIGYAGDAPASVSAGAPRFGAYFEAHIEQGPVLEDADTTIGVVTGALGQRWYDVTVTGMESHAGPTPMRLRKDALFAATHLMQKVVEIALAHQPDGRGTVGCVHVYPNSRNVIPGKVSFTVDFRHGNDDGLLAMDAALRAAAELLQKDFPVAVAVEQVVYFEPVAFAPELVDAIRDGAERAGCSHLDIVSGAGHDAVYVAGTAPTAMIFVPCKDGISHNEIEDADPEHLAAGANVLLHAMLARAGTVS
- a CDS encoding amidase; the protein is MLIDHDPAHAFVPYPAVQLPHTPGGPLEGLSFAVKDLFDVAGYPTGGGNPHVLALSGIKTRTAPTVQRLLDSGARFVGKTYTDELAFSMNGINAHFGAPVNGGAPDRIPGGSSSGSAAAVSNGLVDFALGTDTGGSVRCPASHCGLFGLRPTHGRISLENCLDLAPGFDSCGFFTRDAETFGRVADVLLGTDPSPLPAQPRLLYPEDGWSLLDGAVSDALQPALDRVEALFGKAAFMRMAPKGFDRNYWAFRYIQGREAWQTDGDMIERHGLALGPGVRDRFAWSKLVTDAQVEESVAIRDEVRAALAEILGSDGVMVLPTMPDIAPLLTTDEAGLEDYRNNAIKLLCLAGLSGFPQLSMPLVKRNGAPLGLSLLGPAGSDRSLIAMAQRIAAED
- a CDS encoding ABC transporter ATP-binding protein, producing the protein MNTDTQTDRTPIVSVRDLRVTFTGGKKPVKAVNGVDLSVARGETVALIGESGSGKSVTLRSLLRLHPERRTRIEGRIEVAGQDVLAMGSRALADYRGRVASMIFQEPLLALDPVYTVGAQIVESIRRHERISPADARKRALELFERVRIPSPERRLDAYPHEMSGGMRQRAMIALALACRPQVLLADEPTTALDATVQIQILLLLRELQRELGLGIIFVTHDMGAAVEVADRFAVMYAGRIVEEGPTREVIRNPRHPYTLALMQARADGAMEKGARLASIPGAPPDLANLPAGCAFAERCTFVQPACLQTQPDAVELGGSHRARCLRTDATAQAVKQTSAGTDAAMTETTAPLAETA
- a CDS encoding CoA-acylating methylmalonate-semialdehyde dehydrogenase; the encoded protein is MNTIGHYINGQTLADSGRLQPVFNPALGEPVRQVAMASRATVEQAIASAEAAFPAWRKTPPLKRARILFAYKALLDKHADRIVAAIVEEHGKVWEDAHGELQRGIEVVEYACGAPEFLKGEHSRDVGPEIDSWSEFPPLGVVAGITPFNFPSMVPMWMFPMAIACGNCFILKPSEKDPSAAMILAELLTEAGLPPGVFNVVNGDKEAVDTLLTDARVKAVSFVGSTPIAEYIYATGTAHGKRVQALGGAKNHAVLMPDADLDNAVNAIMGAAYGSCGERCMAISVVVAVGDQVADELVKRLKPKVEALAIGNGQTRGLDMGPLITGVHRDKVKSYIDLGAEEGAELVVDGRTLKVAGCENGFFLGGTLFDHVKPEMRVYKEEIFGPVLAIVRVASLDEAIALIDAHEFGNGTCVFTRDGAVARHFTDSVQVGMVGVNVPLPVPVACQSFGGWKRSLFGDLYAYGPDAVRFYTRRKTLTQRWPSASIEKAQFAFPSNG
- a CDS encoding ABC transporter ATP-binding protein; translation: MSTGISIEHIGAPAGSDRGGPAQPLLTVSKLVKHFDLKKSFVETLIGGGKVVRAVDGVDFKIMKGETLGVVGESGCGKSTTARLLMHLIEPSAGEIVFNGETVGSAALPLREYRRQVQMVFQDSYSSLNPRLTIQDSIAFGPQVHGVPKQVAITRARDLLARVGLEPRRFAGRYPHELSGGQRQRVNIARALACEPRLVILDEAVSALDKSVEAQVLNLLMDLKEEFGLTYLFISHDLHVVRYISDRVMVMYLGKVAETGPAEALFQQPHHPYTRALLSSMPSMDPDRRTEEAALAGDPPNPIDPPPGCRFHTRCPLAEAVCSQHVPTLENRNQRETACLIHEPGSGHSHAGAVIHAS